In one Magallana gigas chromosome 7, xbMagGiga1.1, whole genome shotgun sequence genomic region, the following are encoded:
- the LOC117684904 gene encoding centrosomal protein of 131 kDa produces MSARSHGDDLSLTGSQISTRSSLKKSSSARQLNRPSSAAGPKTSQGDGAKSSGVKRNSFQGQGNISQRSDLSISSKKGTPKGKSPGDDFLALFESSIQPKIKTPATKSKKPGPNAVKVLWQQPPKKSPSDSGMNGEGSVSPSPAQNVFQPRSYRSTDDESEEDILSSSYSKIQALQQLHAQKQKSPSPNDILGNLDALVRIKTPTGKKDFSDDVTDLHNKKVTSSKSDTVTRTAKGANNFVQSSTGIANNMVMKGKSPRTSFTSIENSYQNIKHKMPVNQVNDRQINGGANNSLSSVGRNIAEDYIQTLNSAATKIQRWYRKHRQDSSPGSENSARQRAGTAALKRLMQQKRQEVQESHNKLDLSLLSEEEAAKMKAEERKKNREERARQARLQAIQDLHKKREERRDEVKRKAEEEVAYLQASGKITKTPYKTNLGKKKPDRNKKVSNKEKDDAVSEPPSTSRSIPQSSQSAQSSARSVSTLKGDQTDSEFESVSNVQQLDSRRDPVPGSEAGTKSTLNDLLETLKKLEEDEHLESPKPEKKNAWLDEIDKELENSNQLTVDRLQELGQSREGRGQRENLLSDDKLRSIMSFLDEVQVSDRLSAVDQELSKASQDYEIPPPLVPSVDELAELENAQATANEVTSTVLSQRLELEEKRRTITMLQKALNQQRELTIRHARETEKEMKKRLDVQKDEYEETIKRHLSFIDQLIDDKKNLSEKCEMLVKELKTVDKKYQDKIKTMDEKHAIDIQKIKDMHEAAEKLRRERWIQDKTKKIKEMTVQGLEPEIQRLIAKHKNEIKKIKQIHEAEILESDERAAQRYVRMTEELRDQLAKEKEAACARERELAKQRYEKELQNEEEAYQQQRRRLYQEVQEEKERVAQQASRQRTELDKLQRQLEDSHALALAAMKSEFEKAREEQENRHNIEIRELKERLAVEKASWEENYMKKQETWMLQKERELKDQVRRDRDKEIELVISRLEEDATASREETEKAAEHRIRRIREKYEMEMRDLERSEQQALEKYNEMKARLTEVSGENECLLVKLNQKDQEIDNLQELTDKMHRERDRVSDIIRQEFADRLVATDEENKRVKNEMSEMKARHRIELDRCKEQMEDVRKQKDEEMEEVHKRVKQAIVKKEEVVTQLREQYNAAQKRADHLEGLLQQQRKQLLGKK; encoded by the exons ATGTCTGCCAGAAGTCATGGAGATGATTTGAGCCTTACTGGCTCTCAGATATCAACAAGATCATCTCTGAAAAAATCCTCATCTGCAAGACAGCTGAACCGCCCTAGTTCTGCTGCAGGTCCTAAAACATCACAAGGA GATGGAGCCAAATCCAGCGGTGTTAAGAGGAATTCTTTCCAAG GTCAGGGAAATATAAGCCAGAGAAGTGACCTATCAATATCAAGTAAAAAAGGCACACCAAAAGGAAAATCACCTGG GGATGATTTCTTGGCTTTGTTTGAGAGCTCAATTCAGCCCAAGATAAAAACACCAGCAACGAAATCCAAAAAGCCTGGACCCAATGCTGTCAAAGTCCTATGGCAGCAACCT cctAAAAAGTCTCCCTCAGATAGTGGAATGAATGGTGAGGGTAGTGTATCTCCTAGTCCTGCACAAAATGTATTCCAGCCTCGATCATATCGCAGCACGGATGATGAATCTGAAGAGGATATTTTATCATCAAGCTACAGTAAAATTCAAGCATTACAGCAGCTTCATGCACAGAAGCAAAAATCTCCCTCTCCAAATGACATTTTAGGAAATCTTGATGCCTTGGTGAGAATTAAGACTCCCACAGGGAAAAAGGACTTTAGTGATGATGTGACCGATCTTCACAACAAAAAAGTTACCAGTTCTAAATCAGACACTGTTACAAGGACTGCAAAAGGTGCTAATAATTTTGTGCAGTCATCTACTGGAATTGCAAATAACATGGTGATGAAAGGGAAATCTCCTAGAACTTCATTTACATCAATAGAAAATTCTTACCAGAACATTAAACATAAAATGCCTGTAAACCAAGTGAATGACAGACAAATAAATGGTGGTGCCAACAATTCACTTAGCTCAGTAGGCAGAAACATTGCCGAAGACTACATACAAACTCTGAATTCTGCTGCCACCAAAATCCAGCGATGGTATCGCAAACATAGACAAGATAGTAGTCCTGGCTCTGAGAATAGTGCTAGGCAGAGGGCTGGTACAGCTGCACTCAAACGCTTGATGCAGCAGAAGAGACAAGAGGTGCAGGAGAGCCACAATAAGCTGGACTTATCATTGCTCTCAGAGGAGGAAGCAGCCAAGATGAAGGCtgaagaaaggaaaaaaaaccgaGAGGAGAGGGCCAGGCAGGCAAGGCTGCAAGCCATCCAG GATTTGCACAAAAAGCGAGAAGAGAGAAGAGATGAAGTAAAACGCAAGGCTGAGGAAGAAGTGGCCTACTTACAGGCCAGTGGTAAGATCACCAAGACACCTTACAAAACAAACCTAGGCAAAAAGAAACCAGACAGAAACAAGAAAGTCAGCAACAAGGAGAAGGATGACGCAGTCTCCGAACCTCCCTCAACCTCGCGCTCCATTCCCCAGAGTTCTCAGTCAGCTCAGTCCAGTGCCAGATCAGTGAGCACGCTGAAAGGCGACCAGACAGACTCAGAATTTGAG TCTGTCAGCAATGTTCAGCAGTTGGACAGCAGACGAGATCCAGTTCCTGGCAGTGAAGCTGGGACAAAGTCAACCCTCAACGACTTACTGGAAACCCTGAAAAAGTTGGAGGAAGACGAACACTTAGAGTCTCCAAAACCAGAGAAGAAAAATGCCTGGT TGGATGAGATCGACAAGGAGCTGGAGAACAGCAATCAGCTGACAGTGGATAGGCTGCAGGAACTTGGTCAGTCCAGGGAGGGGCGGGGCCAGAGGGAGAACTTATTGTCCGATGACAAGCTCCGCAGCATCATGTCTTTCCTGGATGAAGTTCAGGTGTCAGACAGACTGAGTGCTGTAGATCAG GAACTAAGCAAGGCATCTCAGGATTACGAGATCCCCCCTCCCCTGGTCCCGTCCGTGGATGAGTTAGCAGAGCTGGAGAACGCCCAGGCCACGGCCAATGAGGTGACGAGTACCGTCCTGTCTCAGAGGCTGGAGCTAGAGGAGAAGAGAAGGACCATCACTATGTTACAGAAGGCACTG AATCAGCAAAGAGAATTAACTATAAGGCATGCGAGAGAGACTGAGAAAGAAATGAAGAAACGGCTTGATGTACAAAAAGATGAATATGAGGAAACAATCAAAAGGCATTTATCATTTATAGATCAG TTGATTGATGACAAGAAGAACCTGAGtgaaaaatgtgaaatgttGGTCAAGGAACTGAAGACGGTGGATAAGAAATACCAAGATAAAATAAAGACTATGGATGAAAA GCATGCAATAGATATTCAGAAGATCAAAGATATGCATGAAGCAGCAGAAAAGTTGAGGCGAGAAAGATGGATCCAGGACAAAACCAAGAAGATCAAG GAAATGACAGTGCAGGGTTTAGAACCAGAAATACAAAGGTTGATAGCAAagcataaaaatgaaatcaagaaGATTAAGCAGATCCATGAAGCAGAGATTCTGGAATCAGATGAGAGGGCTGCCCAGCGGTACGTCAGAATGACAGAGGAGCTCCGGGACCAGCTGGCCAAGGAAAAGGAGGCTGCTTGTGCCCGAGAAAGAGAACTAGCAAAGCAGAG GTATGAGAAGGAGTTACAGAATGAGGAGGAAGCATACCAGCAGCAGAGGCGTCGTTTGTACCAGGAAGTCCAGGAAGAAAAAGAGCGTGTTGCTCAGCAAGCATCTCGGCAGCGGACAGAGCTTGATAAGCTCCAGAGACAGCTCGAGGACAGCCATGCCCTGGCCCTTGCAGCCATGAAATCCGAATTCGAGAAAGCCCGAGAAGAGCAGGAAAACAGACATAAT ATTGAGATTCGAGAGTTAAAAGAAAGACTGGCTGTTGAGAAAGCATCATGGGAAGAGAATTATATGAAGAAGCAAGAGACTTGGATGTTACAGAAAGAGAGGGAGCTGAAGGACCAGGTGCGTCGAGATCGAGACAAGGAGATTGAGCTAGTGATCTCGAGACTCGAGGAGGATGCTACTGCTAGTCGTGAGGAAACTGAAAAGGCAGCAGAGCACAGAATTAG GAGAATACGAGAAAAGTATGAGATGGAGATGAGAGACCTAGAAAGATCGGAGCAGCAAGCACTTGAGAAATACAATGAAATGAAG GCTAGGCTAACTGAAGTGAGCGGTGAAAATGAGTGTCTATTAGTCAAGCTGAATCAGAAAGACCAGGAGATTGACAACCTACAGGAG CTCACTGACAAAATGCATCGTGAGAGGGATCGAGTGTCTGATATCATACGCCAAGAATTCGCTGACCGACTGGTGGCAACAGATGAAGAAAATAAGCGTGTGAAAAACGAGATGTCTGAAATGAAGGCAAGACATCGGATAGAGCTGGATAGATGCAAGGAGCAGATGGAGGACGTAAGGAAACAGAAAGACGAGGAGATGGAGGAAGTCCACAAAAG AGTAAAACAAGCTATTGTGAAGAAAGAGGAAGTGGTCACTCAATTACGAGAACAATATAATGCTGCTCAGAAGAGAGCAGATCACTTGGAGGGCCTTCTACAACAACAGAGGAAGCAACTGCTGGGCAAAAAATAA